The Jatrophihabitans sp. genome contains the following window.
GCTGACTTCTCCGCCGATCGGCGGAGCCCCGTCAAGAACCAGTTTAGGCCGAACGCTATTCCGCGCTCGCGTCCGCGCCGGCGCCCGTGCTCGCGCCCGGCCCGGCCGTCGGGACGGCGGTCTCGCGCCCGGCCCGACCACGCACCGCCGAAGCGATCTGCCCCACTTCGGGCAGCGGCAGACGCAACGCCAGCAGCACCAGGACGATGCCGGCAAGGGCGCCGCCGACCACCAATTCGGCCAGCGCGGCGAGCCGTCCGCCACCGAGCACCGCGTTGCCGGCCAGCACCACCAGCAGGCCCACCACGCCCGCGGCGGCCGCGGCCGCGGCGATCCAACCGATGGTCCGGGCCACCGGCGCGAACCCCACCTGGCCGAACCGGCGGCGCAGCAGCTGATGCCCGACCATGCATCCCACCACGTAGGACGCCGACGTGGAGACGGTCAGGCAGATGATGACCGCCCGGCCGTCCAACAGGACGCTGCCGGCCAGCACCAGGGCCACCTTGGTGGCCACCATGGCGACATTGATGAAGGTGGGCGTCCTGGCGTCGCGCATCGCGTAGAAGACCCGTTGCTGCAGCATCACCACGGCGAAGGGCACCAGCCCGAACGCGCCGGCGGCCAGCGCGAGGCCGGTCAGCTGGGCGTTGCTCTGGCTGTAGCGCCCGAGCAGGATCACGCTGGTGAACGCCGGTCCGAAGATCATCAGACCCACCGAGATCGGCACCAGCGCCACCGCCGAGAGCCGCGAGCCCAGCTCCAGGTCCGCCAGCACCGCCGAGGTGTCCCCCCGCGCCGCCGAGCGGCTCATCCGCGGCATCAGGGCGGTCAGCAGCGACACCCCGAGAATGCCGTAGGGCACCATGAACAGCAGGTCGGCGAAGGCGAAGATCTGCACGCCGCCGTTCTGGTTGGCCACCCGGTTGATCACGACCACGCCGATCTGGCTGACCACCACGTAGCCGAGCACCCAGAGGGTCAGGGTCCGGAACTCGGCCATCCGGCCTGCCTCGTTCGGCGAGGCCCGGAACCGCCACTGCCAGACGAACCCGCTGCGGCGCAGCGGCACCAGCAGCACCAGAGCCTGCGCGGCGATGCCCAGGGTGGTGCCGATGCCCAGCACCAGAATCTGGGTGGTGGTGATGGTGCCGGTGCTGAGCTTGGCCGGGCCGGGAACCAGCAGGAACAGCAGCGCCGCGCCGATGGTGATCAGGTTGTTCATCACCGGGGCCCAGGCCGGCCAGCCGTAGATGTTGCGGGAGTTCAAGATCGCCGCGATCATCGCCCCGAGGCCGTAGAAGAAGATCTCGGGCAGCAGCAGGGTGGCCCACAGCGCGGCCACCGAGCGGTACTGAGGCGGCCCGCCGAAGACGCCGATCAGCCAGGGCGCTGCCAGCACCGCCAGCAGGGTGGCGCCGGCCAGCCCGAAGGTGGCGATCGACAGCAACCGCTGGGTGTAGGCCAGGCCGCGGTCCTGGTCG
Protein-coding sequences here:
- the murJ gene encoding murein biosynthesis integral membrane protein MurJ, with protein sequence MTEDWSPPRIYGTPIPLPGDGSALAVETAQPDTGDAWSAPIYHGPRRRRPRSFEQPAGATALASQGSATTAPPRAEPDAPAASSDPAADDRAGPSRPADPDAQTPATQAPDAQAPDAQAPDEDEPVAPSLMASSRTMAIASLVSRITGFLRSIAIGAAVGAGLYSVGDAYGLANTLPNMVYELLLGGVLTSVLIPVLVKAQQDDQDRGLAYTQRLLSIATFGLAGATLLAVLAAPWLIGVFGGPPQYRSVAALWATLLLPEIFFYGLGAMIAAILNSRNIYGWPAWAPVMNNLITIGAALLFLLVPGPAKLSTGTITTTQILVLGIGTTLGIAAQALVLLVPLRRSGFVWQWRFRASPNEAGRMAEFRTLTLWVLGYVVVSQIGVVVINRVANQNGGVQIFAFADLLFMVPYGILGVSLLTALMPRMSRSAARGDTSAVLADLELGSRLSAVALVPISVGLMIFGPAFTSVILLGRYSQSNAQLTGLALAAGAFGLVPFAVVMLQQRVFYAMRDARTPTFINVAMVATKVALVLAGSVLLDGRAVIICLTVSTSASYVVGCMVGHQLLRRRFGQVGFAPVARTIGWIAAAAAAAGVVGLLVVLAGNAVLGGGRLAALAELVVGGALAGIVLVLLALRLPLPEVGQIASAVRGRAGRETAVPTAGPGASTGAGADASAE